Genomic DNA from Corticium candelabrum chromosome 5, ooCorCand1.1, whole genome shotgun sequence:
CATTAACTTTCAATGTAGTATACTTTCTCCAGAGAAAAACTCTGATGGCACTACATTCTCATCCCATAAAACCTATTGACACAGTACTGACATTATGTAATCAGAGCATGACTAGATAGACACAGGAAACTAACTTCTTCTGTAGGATATAATGGCATTTCATTGAGTGCCTCAATTTGAGATATTCGTCGTTCATGGCGAGACACCTGCAGACATGCCAAATCAGATCAAACATGCCATTTTGAATTCTAACTATAGAACTACCAGCAGTTCCACGAGAAAATTTGTTGAGTACGTTTCTTTTTCCATTTGGGTGTCTGGTTGaggcaacaaacacaaatgtgCAGCAATCTTGTGTAGAGTCGCGTTTCTGTAGTAGAGACAGACAATGCATTGTAGTGTGAGTGTTAACAACACAAGATGATAGTCACACGTTAGGGGCTTGAAATGCTTTAGCAGAGAGTCTCGCTTGTCGATTTCAGCTACACTTGACATcgcaaaatattttaattctTCAAAGTGTTTGAATGTGACTCtctacacaacacatcaccGCAATCAGGTACTGTATGGCAGTAAAACAATTATAATCAACTCACTTGAAGAGACGTGATCTTATCATAATGAATGTCAAGCATGTCGTGATCAGTTAGAGCCAACCCAGTTTGATCATTGATTTCAAATCCAGCATAAAATTTCAACATGTCTAGCATCTACAGAATGTCACTCATTACTCACACTATACAAAGCAGACGTCcttcacacaagcacaaacaactTATGAATGTAAGGTAGTAATTAACACCATCCTGCACATATACTTGTGTACTTTATTAaatatgtttatctgttttatgttataatatattgCTAACACTTGATTGCTTACTTGGTTAAAGAGACGACCTTCTGGTTGACGATGCGATAAAGCAGACAATCTGCACCGAATCTATACAACGAATCTCATGATGTTGGTAGTCATTAGCACAGCTACTAACAAGAGTGTTACCACTAAGTGATTATCATCAAGAACAGTGTTGAAAAATCTTCTGGTTGGCAACATAGACTAAACCAATAACATTTTCCTTGCAATGTGAAAGTACATAACATCACTGCATCTAACCTCTAGATCCACAAGCAGTTCAATAAAACGTGTACAATATTCAACCTTCTCAAGCTTAACGTGTCCTAAAACCCATACCATACCATTGTTATTATTTGCATCCAAAGTcaaaaaaaaaagaaaaggTGCTGACAAACCAGCTTTTGGTATTGACTCTAATATGCCAAAAAACCTTTGAATTAGACGTGACAAAAACTTTCTTTCCTTCTCTACCCTACCACAGACATGACTACATACATTTATCAGTTGCACTTGATAAGACAACACTGTCTACCGTTTTCTTGTTACTGGATCCATCTGAGCATCTCGCTTCTCCAATGCATTCCAGTATTTCTTCAGTCTTGGAGTCGCCTTCAGTTCCAATCTAAGACGTGCCTAAATAGAAGAATAAGTCTAGCAGCTTTGTACACAGTAGTATACACCATCACCATTACCGGAAGCAGACATGTCCACATAGGCAATGATACAACACGCTGAACTTGCTCCCGAATCAATTCTTCCTCCTGATAATGTTTCAGAATAAAAGTTGTTGTATGTTGAAAGTAAAAATTATATCACTCATTATTACCAAACTCTTAAAGCAATTGATAAGAAAAATAAGAAGAACAGTCTGTTCCTTGATAGAGAAATCCTATTCAAAACATTCAGTATAATCTCTGCACAAGCACAGTCAGTCAAAAGCATCCATACTTCAAAGTCATCTACACATGCTGTCAGCACACGTTGGAAAAAAGATGGCATTTTGTCTGGCGAAGCTTTGAATGTCTtcataaacacaaaattagGCACACAAGAACATCAACTGATACGTATAATTAACCTCCCAAGCAGGAACATTTTCGCGAAACTTCTCATTGACCATTACAACAATTGACATCACATGAGCATCACTTGCCTACACAGCACAGAATATCTATTACCTATTATATAGCAAGAAATTGGGGCTCAATGAAGATGCAAAGCAATATTTATTAGTTACATTGCAGTGCATATATGATGTACTTGAAGAAAGGGTTCTCCCAAAATATGGACAGTGACACGGACAGCTGGTCTTTAATTCTTCTGTTTATACGTATGTTACCTTTGTATAACCAGCATTTCCACTTTCACATGATAGCATTTGATACGTCTACCAAATTAGGGTAAAAAAATGGCAGTGTGCCAATCAAATACACAACATCTAATAGTAGTTACAGGATCATAAACTATGATCATTAatcattgttaattaataccatCTGTAATGTCACAAATCATTTCTCCTACCTGTTCAGCATCAAAATTCGGCCACAAATAGTTCTCCAAATATTGACTGCAAATAACAATCAATATcatacttacaggtcagtacATAATCACACTGAGACACAAAACAGTACCTAAACTCTAGCAGCATGATCCTCTTTATTGAAAGCCTGCAATAAACATCAAAGACATAGACGTCAGAATACACAAGTTCCAGGAATCCGTATACGCAATACTTACTTGGAGTCTAGTACTTCCTTTTGGTAAACATCTTCAATGATCTAGCACAGccagagtacagtacagtagtaaTAGTAACGGACACATACACTAGTACAAATATGCAACCTGTGCATTGTATGGATGGCGTTCTTCTGTGCTGTGGGGAGCCCAGAATTTTGCAGCAAGCTGAATAGTCACAACACACGTGACAACACACGTGGCACGACATAAACGTTAGCTGTTCCATACTTGAGTTAGAACATCAACACTAATCTGTTCAACAGTTGGCACTGCACTGCCAGTCTGCTTCTTAGCTCGTTTCGCCTAGACGTGACGATGTGATGATCAACAGTTGCGACCCTAGAGCTACATGAAACTGACTTTTGAATCTTTTGATTTTCTAGCTTCTCGTTTTCTTTTGCCTGTTACAAACAAGCTGAATACTTCGCAATACAATCATCCACAACAATCCTACCTGCGCCGTCCATGTTGAAAGGAGCGCGCGCTAAACAGCTTGCACTGCCAGACCAACGCGTTCTGTCTGCGCAGCGTCTTCAGGCACCTTTGTGTGTGCAATATGTACACTACATGTGTATAGCATACTGTAGATGGCTATTTCAAGCTACGATagtgtgtacacgtacacgcacTCCCATCTAACTACTGGAGGTGGTACTTACGGTACCGGGGACACTCACACCCTCCTGGTTGGTGTACAACTACAGCTCATAGCTAATGCATCCATTATAGTGCATCCATTATAGTGCATCtattgtctgtcaattgtatAAAATGACATCATGCTTATGCAACTCTCtagtagttgttgtgttgtaggaCAGTCTGCATGGTTGCACATGGTACCCATCCAAGTGTTGCCTACATGTATACGTCGTTGCTGTAGCTATCTACTTTCAAGCAGCAGCTTAGAACTAGACTCAAGAAATAGTGCAATGTTTACTAGCACTCGCTCTGTTTACAATTGTTCTCATACAAAACATAGTAACAGAAGTTGATTAGGgcagaaattaattaattaaggcagaATAAGGCGTGCGATTAATTCAACAAATGTTCATCGTGCGTAAATTATTGTTTTTTTCGGAATAATCGCCTTTTCAACTGAGCAAGAATTTCGCTTTCCTAGAGAATCCTAGAGATCGTTACTGCATAGCTATAGTTATTAACGGCTATTTCATGTGTTGTTTGAgcggtttgtctgtcaattgtcaccTCTAGTGTACACTTGGGAGACGgtgccaacaatcaaattgaaatTGCTTCATCACGTCTACGCGTGCTGTCACTGAAGGCTAGATAGAGTATacttagcctcgtccccagactctttcgcgctagtcttgtccggtgcccgtatgacagtTCCAGGCGCAAGagtaatttttattgtttagttaTAATTgtccaaaaattgaaatgcacgatgtacttttcaatttttaaccaaATTAAAAAACTGAAGAGTGGAATGGCCGCAAAGTGCACTGACCAAGATTGCTTAACTAATTTCTGTTTCCGTGcaaatgcaattaattaataactgcATTTATCTAGAGAAACCTGACCTCTGGagaaacttaattaaataagacGTTGCAAAATGTTGACGCTGCGTGGCGTAACGACCGCGGTACTGTACTATACTGCATGTTACTTCACTACACATTGACACGTTGTCACAGCAGCAGGTGTCATCTCTATCACGTAGGGCAAGTCAAAACACGTCTAAACTCATGCTCCTAGTCTGGACGCCCGTTTTCCTTGTGTTATCAACACTACGTCTACAACAGCAAAGTAATGCAGgtaaagcaacaaacaattacagtACAGAATTTGAGTGAAACTCGTATCTGATCTTGTATACCCTACAGACCAATCTTGCCCAACATATCCTTTCAGAGAAGGAAGGCGAACGCTCAGGATGCTAGATAAAACGAAGCGCGATGTGATACCAAGAAACGAAAAAAGAATTGAAAGCCAAAGGTATATGTCTCAACTGCCAAGTCTATTTAGACTCTATCACACCGCGCTCCAGTACCGAGGGGTCAAATTTGATTTCAAAGTTGAAAGAGTGAATAGCAAGCTGCCAGTTATTACAGGTATAGGAAGTATCGAGGAGAATCGAAAGAGCGAGAATTGGAGTAAGTACACTTGGTACTTGAGAGGGAGCAGTAGCTGTAGCCTTGAGAAAGTTCGTGAATACAATCGTCGCTATAACCTCCGATACAACGTTCTTACTAACAACTGTCAGAATTATACAACAAAACTCATGATGTTCCTGAGAAGATGTAGATGTTAGTTTAGCTTTCTGATACACATTTGTGAAACTTTCTTTCAATGCTAGTATTCATTGAACTAGATGGTTCTAATCactaataaatcaataaattcttGTAATTGTCAGATTTGTAAAGTTGGTTCTCAACTTGTCGTAGATTTCCCGCCCATGAAATATTTcagaaatatattttatctATTCTGGCACTTTTCCTAAGACCACAATTTAGTGACCAGCACCAACATCAGATTCTCATACAATACAAAACCAGCATATAGGGTTTATGCTACTACACTGATTCTCAGCTACACAGATAAACATAGAACAAACATGGCAAACAAAATcactaaatattaattaaatgctaaTCAAGCACACTCCACCCACGTTCTTTCAAAAGACTCGATTTTAGCAATAAATTGTCAAGAATGTTCTGGATATTGTAATTCAGTTATTGACTTGTTTGTCAACACAAATATtcatattgtgaacaacaGGTGCTTATCAATGCTTTGAACTAGAAAGCAATTAAAGCAAGGATGTGACATGGTACCAGTCATCCCACTTTTACCTCCAACAAGTCTGTTAGCGTTGCCGTTTTGTAGCCTTGTAAGATCATACTTACATTGCTGCACCAGTTCTGACTCATCAAGAGTCAAACTAATGATAACTTGTGAGCCTGAATTATACTTAATTTTGTAACATCATGCTAGCTTATGGCCTTGTCCTTCAATTAAACTCTGGATCTGTCATCACACAAGCACTAACATCTCACAGACTCTACAGTGCAAATATCCTGCTGCCATGTTGgcatattaataataaaagcTAGGATTCGCTTTCAATCGCACGTACGTCTAACTAAGTATCCATATACAAAAAGCACTCAGTACTAGCAAGTTGTCTACACTGTTGGCTAGGTTTCCTGCAAGACAGCATATGccatacattaatattaatcaaaaATTCAAGTACATGGCTTGTTGCTTCAAAACGTACCCTCGCGGCGGCTGTTTCTCGTCTAATTTCTTTTATACAAGTAGCTAAAGCCTCCGGATTCACGCCGGTCTCGCAAAGCTTCACGCATCTCGTCAACGTTTCCATATCTAGTCCAGTGTTCATCAAACGAGACATGTCGTACACAGCTAATACAAgcatatataattattagGAGTATACATCTCTCGGTGTTCCCTGAAATTTCTACTGACTTTCCAGCGCCTGTCGAGCACTCTCAGAATCCGCCATGTTTGTTGacgtaacgcgcgctaaggTTAACCACAGTGAGGTCATCTGCGTTTTGTTGTCTACACTACTAGAAAACAAATTTGTTGGACATCACTGATTGCAAGTAAGAAAACCCTAGATGCCGTATATTTTCAATAATACAGCTTATTATTGTCGCTTTTCTGCAGAGCATCGAGATCGCGAGAGGGGCAGGTCGTGGGGCGGAGCTACAAGCAAAGGCGTGTGTGCGAGACGTCAAGTGAACACACCACCAAAAATTGAGAAGAATTGCGAATGAAACCATAAAACAAGAGGTAACGATCACCATTATGCATAAACCGCGGGGTCCCAATAGGTTACAATCACGTGATACGATTTCGAAATGCCATACTGTAGGGTAGTGGTTTCTGAAGGCTTCCAGGTGTCGTTAGATCGTGACATTATGATAATTCGAAAACAGGAAGCTGCGGCTTATTACATTTTTCTGACTTCAACTCGCAAGCGTCGTCCCTAAGTTGCAAGCTTCACTCTGccttgctgttgtttgtgacGACAGATCTAGAGGCATTGACGTCAAGCGTGAGCACGCATACTTGTGTGTTACAGATTATGACTGATGAGCGGTATGACGGCAGTCCAGGACAACAAGGTCAACACACCAACTTGGCTTCCCAGCAACTTCAAGAGCTCTTTCATCGCTTCGATAGAGAGAGGAAGGGTTACTTGACGCTCGAAGATCTAGAGTTGTTCTGTAGCAGCACAATGGGAATGGAGAAAGAAAAGGTCCCGTCCATGTTTGCTCAGTTAGATCAAGATGAAGATGGGCGGGTCACGTTTGGAGACTTTAGTCATCACTGGCAGAGTGTCACTCAACACAGTCTGTTGACTCCttcttctcctcctcctcgaCTGCTTCTTTCTCCTGATTCcgatgatggtgatggtggtgaTGATTGTGATGGTGGTGAGAATGATGATGATAGAACTGAAGTTGCACCGAAATTTGTTCTGAACGAGAAGCGATTCGGACGAAGATCTAGGCCTGAAAGCAATAAGAAGCAGACGAGTAGTGTAAGAAGTGAAGCTCAcgatcaacaacaacaagactgTGGGTCACCCGACCTGGCAAGCCAGATAGGCTCGATTCGATCAAGCAGCTTGCTAGCAAGATTTGGCTTAGGAGACATGTGTCATTCATCTCCTGTAATACAGAGAAGAACATTTTCATTCGACCCTGAAACCTGTGGCTCACCAACACAAAGTATATCAAGTTGTGCCATGCTTGCTCTATATCTTTATTTTCAATTATCTCTAAATTTTCAGGTCGGATGATTATTAAATCTTTATCGGCTACCGATAGTCGAGACTCGGTTTTTGAAGAACTGGGCAAGGATGAGTCTGTATTGTGGACTCCAAGCAGTCATTACAGCTGTTCTTCACAGTCTCCTACTGGTGATGAGATGAGTATGATTAAGGCAATCTTTGATAAATATGATATCGATGATGATGGTCTCATCAATAAACAAGACCTTTCAGACGTGTGCGATAGCTTGAGAATGAGTCAAACGGACGAGCAGCTGTCTGAGCTGTTTGAAATGTTGGATGAAGACAAAGATGGTCGAGTGTCATTCAATGACTTTTGCAAAAAGATGATTGTAGTTAAGGAAACGTATGAATTAGAGAGCCCTACGTCTGCTTCACAGTCCTTACTGTTTGAGGTAGTTGTTATTTGTATAGTGGTACTATGGGGAATGCTGCATTAAAGCTTGTTCTTTTAAACAGGTTGCAAGTAGTACACCCATGACCGGTCACACTCAGTCTCGTGTTGCTACTCCTGCCCTTATTGGAACGAGCCTTTTAGCTAAGAAGTCGGGTGAGAAGCATTATATAGTGGTAGTTGTCTGTAATGTCACAACTTTTCTGTACTTTTATATTTTAGCTATTGTAGAAGATCTGTTTCATAAACTGGACACAGATAATAAAGGGTACCGTTTGTCTTGCTACCGTGTGTGTATCATTTTATTGTTATGTTCTATGTCAGGGTTGTTCAACGGGATGGTCTCATTTCTATGTGGATGGATCAAAGTGGTGATCCTCACAACGAACAGCATCAACAAATAACTCGATTTTTGCAGGTATATGCTCATGGTGTCTGCTCATGTCTCATGGCCTGAGAAAGTTGTTTCTTTTGAAGGGTCTTGAAACAGATGAAAATGGTCACGTCAGTGTTGAGGAGGTGACTTTTGGAATGCAAGCAGCCCTCATGGATGACCATTATCGTGATAGTCGAGATCCCGCTCTCCGCATGTACTTGACAGGCATTCGGCACCTTCGAAGTCGTTTGGTGACTGTACAGTTAGAATTTGAAAAGCTTCAAGCCGATTTCTCAGCTTTGTCAGAGGAGAAGGGTCGTTTGGTTCGACTGAGTGATGAAGAAGCAGATCAGCTACGACGAGAACATAAACAAGATAGAGAAAGTGATGAGGTCAAGTTTCAGGAGAAAACTCAACAACTAGAAAGAGATCACCGTTATGAACAGGAAATGGTTGAACATCAAGCACAGAAACAGATTAGACAACTTGAAGAAGAAATTGAGAACATgaagctggctgatgaaaatATGAAACTGAAGATCAGGGACCTCGAAGAGGTAAGACATGATTTCTAGTTCTGTTAGTAGGGTAGTGAAATTTATTTCAGAGGATGGTGAGGGCAATGTTTAGGGGAGAATGTGTTTACAACCATTCTTACTGCTTTACAAGAATATAGTGAtttgttgatgtgttgttgcCGTCAAACCAGAtttatttgttgattttgttttgCTATTTTAGGACAAACAGTTGCTTGAGAAAGATCTCCAAGTATATGTTGATCAAACAGAAGAAAAAGATCGACTCATTGAACAGTTACAGAGAGAGCTGGATGAGCAAGATGCAGCATGCAGTACACATGACCTTCATGGGGTGTTGGATGACGATGAGCAAGACGACACTAGAGAGTTGAAAGAACAAATTTCTAAGCTCACCAAAGAAATTGCAACACTGCGAGATGCTTTTGATGAACGTGTTGCTGAGATCGGATTATATAAACAGCAGCTATTACATGAAAGGCGTAAGTCTCAACGTGAAGGTCGACGGCGGCGTCCCAGCAGTGGGAGTGCATCAACCGTACGACGTGCTGGATCAAAGGTTGGTGATTACATGAAAAAACGCAAAGAATCAGCTGGATCGACATCAGCAGATGATACTGATGGCAGTCGCCCAAAATCACGTGATGATGGTGTTGTGGTATCTCCAACTCCACCACCAGCTATTGAAAGAACCAGTGCAGATGGGGATTCATCCGAAGATGAAGAAGCACTGCTTAATCAggaagatgatgaagatgacgaTGAAGACCTTATTGCCAAGTATGTTGCTCGTATTAAAGAGCTTGAGTCAGAAAAGTCACACGTAGAAGCTGGTTTCCAGGAAATGCTTGATCAGAAGACTACTGATCTTCAACAGAAGAATAAGAAGTTGATTGCTGAAAACGAGGAATTGACtgttacaaacaacaaactatcAACAGAGGCCTTGTCTTTTCAAGCAATGGCAGAAGGTACTGTTAGTGTCAATTCTGAACTGCAGGGTATTGTTATGGAGAGACAAGAGCTCTCTATTAGGGTACAACATCTCGAAGTTAAGTTGGCAAATGCACAAGAGGCTAATGAAGGGCTGAGACAACAGAACAACGAGTTAAATGTGAAGAGACAGGAACTTCTTGCAGACAGAAATCAGTTTCTGTTAGATATTGACAAATTGGAGAAAGAAAATCATCAAATCCAATTGCAGCATAATACAGATATGGAAGAAATGCAGGAGAGATTGACAAAAGAAAGGGACACAACTGTGAGCAAGTTGCAAGAGGAAGCTGACAGTTTTCGAAGTGACATTGGTAGACTGAGGAAAGAGCACGATGATGAGCtacaaagacagagagagcAGTTTGTAGAGGAGAAAGAAGAAGTGAGACATCAAGTGGCTGAGAATTATCAATTGCAGCTCGAGAAGGCACACGCTACTGTAGAAGAGATGAGAGCAGAAGAGGAGGGACTCAAGTTAAGTGCAAGAGTTCTGTCTGAGGAGAATCATCAATTGAAACAGCAACACAATTTAGAAA
This window encodes:
- the LOC134180552 gene encoding uncharacterized protein LOC134180552 is translated as MLLVWTPVFLVLSTLRLQQQSNADQSCPTYPFREGRRTLRMLDKTKRDVIPRNEKRIESQRYMSQLPSLFRLYHTALQYRGVKFDFKVERVNSKLPVITGIGSIEENRKSENWSKYTWYLRGSSSCSLEKVREYNRRYNLRYNVLTNNCQNYTTKLMMFLRRCRC
- the LOC134180421 gene encoding centrosomal protein of 128 kDa-like, giving the protein MTDERYDGSPGQQGQHTNLASQQLQELFHRFDRERKGYLTLEDLELFCSSTMGMEKEKVPSMFAQLDQDEDGRVTFGDFSHHWQSVTQHSLLTPSSPPPRLLLSPDSDDGDGGDDCDGGENDDDRTEVAPKFVLNEKRFGRRSRPESNKKQTSSVRSEAHDQQQQDCGSPDLASQIGSIRSSSLLARFGLGDMCHSSPVIQRRTFSFDPETCGSPTQSRMIIKSLSATDSRDSVFEELGKDESVLWTPSSHYSCSSQSPTGDEMSMIKAIFDKYDIDDDGLINKQDLSDVCDSLRMSQTDEQLSELFEMLDEDKDGRVSFNDFCKKMIVVKETYELESPTSASQSLLFEVASSTPMTGHTQSRVATPALIGTSLLAKKSAIVEDLFHKLDTDNKGVVQRDGLISMWMDQSGDPHNEQHQQITRFLQGLETDENGHVSVEEVTFGMQAALMDDHYRDSRDPALRMYLTGIRHLRSRLVTVQLEFEKLQADFSALSEEKGRLVRLSDEEADQLRREHKQDRESDEVKFQEKTQQLERDHRYEQEMVEHQAQKQIRQLEEEIENMKLADENMKLKIRDLEEDKQLLEKDLQVYVDQTEEKDRLIEQLQRELDEQDAACSTHDLHGVLDDDEQDDTRELKEQISKLTKEIATLRDAFDERVAEIGLYKQQLLHERRKSQREGRRRRPSSGSASTVRRAGSKVGDYMKKRKESAGSTSADDTDGSRPKSRDDGVVVSPTPPPAIERTSADGDSSEDEEALLNQEDDEDDDEDLIAKYVARIKELESEKSHVEAGFQEMLDQKTTDLQQKNKKLIAENEELTVTNNKLSTEALSFQAMAEGTVSVNSELQGIVMERQELSIRVQHLEVKLANAQEANEGLRQQNNELNVKRQELLADRNQFLLDIDKLEKENHQIQLQHNTDMEEMQERLTKERDTTVSKLQEEADSFRSDIGRLRKEHDDELQRQREQFVEEKEEVRHQVAENYQLQLEKAHATVEEMRAEEEGLKLSARVLSEENHQLKQQHNLEMTETQDKLREQCQQVESLQNDLQILKAENAETIQKQKEQFDEEKKELELTLSEQIVTETTKVKHQVLEECKEQIDELQSSLEQSEAEKEELKSQVSALVQEKSLIEASLGETSVEWQQLKDHNTYLEQCLTEAKQQIVHITSENTTLCTQIEQETDTARDVQAQLRETKAHQDSLVKDRHHVMEQLNNTQETLSTTAQERDYWRLQVDTLKRTVRERDQSISKLEESSRQDVDKEAQLHDENTKLKADLREQSLYVINLETILGKYSAESTEQRLIEGAEMKQRLEQLEEDNKSLRRQLTPVKKQSLHRFTSPKTERDNEALRLENSALTRAVKASHQNLQQLQDKWQELNDQNKALLTLVQKVAQKACVL